The sequence TTATGATGGCTAAGGATATCTCCTTTGAAACGGCCTTTAAAAGTTTGATTCCTTTAGATAAAGATCATTTTCTATCACGAAGATTTGGAGATCCGGATGGTTTTGAGGCTTATGCTAAAGATCATCCTTCCGAGGTTATAGAAATTCTACTTAAGGATTTAGGTCCAAAAACAGCGAAAGAGATCAAGGATGAACTTGTAGATTTAGTTATTCCCGAGGCGGACTGGAATCGTTGGTGGCAAGCAACTAAGAGTAAAATTAAGAAAAACACTCGTATTGTAGCCCCTAAAACCATAAAAGATCCTTATAGATACAATCCTGGAGGGGATTCTTTAATTTCTCAGTTAGAAACTCGACTTTCTCAAATCGAAGAGACTCAGGGAAAGATTATAGAGATTTATCAATTCATTAGAGATTTGCATAGTGAATTAAAGAAACCTGAAAACAGGGAAATCATACTCAATGTTTTACAAACACTTCCTATAGAAGATAACCAATCTTTAGAAATCCAAAGGGATTTGTTACTTTCTGATTTTTTAGGTGAAAAATCTAATAAGTTAGACAGTAAATATATAGCTTCGCTTTCTGAAGAAGGGATTATCTCCATAGTCAATGCCATTTCTATAGCAGCCTTACAGAAAGCTTTCTTAATGTTAATAAAGAAGCATTTTCCAGTTTGGGAAAATGTCTTTATGAAGATCTTTTTCTCGACAACGTTTCCAGCTCTTAGAGAACTGAGTTTTAAAGTGTTAAAAGGAGAGGAGTCGTGTTGCCAGAAGATTAAGGAAAAGCTTCTTGGGTTTATAGAGCATCCTATGATGTACCCAGAGGTTTTTGTCTGGTTTTTCTTAAAGTTTGGTTCGCACGATGATGGTCTTTTTGATCCAAATGATAAAGAAATCGAAAGATTGTTTTTAGAAGCTGCTATGGTGTTTATGTATCATATTGCTTCAACGCCTCAGAAAGAGTTGGGCAAAAAGATTTACAACTTCCTTGTGAGTGACCGTTACTTAGTTATTCGTAATATGATCGAGGGAGCTCCTTTGTCTTATTTGAAAGAGATTTTGTTGCTCTCTACAAAATGCAGTCAATTTTCCTCTAGTGATCTTAGTGTTTTACAAAGCGTTGCTGAGGTTGTACAACCTGATTTGAAGAAAAACACTGTGGCTGTGGAAGAAGATATTCTTTGGACAACTCCAGAAAGCTTTACGAAAATGAAAAACAAGCTGCAATCTCTTGTGGATAAGGAAATGGTGGATAACGCCAAAGAAATAGAGGACGCAAGAGCTTTAGGGGACCTTAGGGAGAACTCTGAGTATAAATTTGCTTTGGAAAAACGAGCACGTTTACAAGAAGAAATCCGTGTGCTTTCTGAAGAGGTAAATCGAGCTAGAATATTAACTAAGGATATTGTTTTTACTGATACGGTAGGCGTCGGTTGTAAGGTTTCTTTAGAAGATGAACAGGGAAATCTTATTACATATTCCATCCTCGGTCCTTGGGACGCTGATCCTGACAACTATATTTTATCTTTAAAATCTAAGCTTGCTCAAGAAATGCTCAACAAGAGCGTTGGAGCTAGTCTACAGTTTCAAGGAAAGAAATATAAGATTAGCCGAATACAATCTATTTGGGATGCATAAAGGAAATGGAGTATAGCGGAATCGAACCGCTGACCTCAACAATGCCATTGTTGCGCTCTACCAATTGAGCTAATACCCCAAGTAGATAAAATTATCATGAGATAAGGTTTAGAATCAATCTTTGTTATAATACGAAGGAATTTCTTTGGTATGAGTTTTTTTAATCAATTACCCACGTTTGCTCCCGATTCTATTTTGGGTTTGCAAAAACTATTTTTAGAAGACGAGCGAGAGGATAAGGTCAACCTTGTTATAGGTTCTTATGAAGATCCTAACAAGGCTTATGGTGGCTTTTCGAGTGTCCGTAAGGCACAATTTTTATTATTAGAAAACGAGATGAATAAGGGGTACTTACCTATTAGTGGGTTGTTGTCTTTTAATCAACAAATGGAGAGTCTTGTTTTTGGCGATGATGTAAATCCTAGTTTTGTTGTTGGCGCCCAAGCCCTTGGAGGAACGGGAGCCCTGCATTTAGGCGCGAAGATTTTTTCCATGACCAATCCTTCTGGTGCAGTATACATTCCCGAACAGACGTGGGGAAACCATTTGAGAATATTCGCTCAACAAGGTTTAGATGTTCTAAAATACCCTTACTATAGTTCAGCAAGTAAAACACTAGTTTTTGATGAGATGATGTCTGTATTACAATCAGCTCCCAAGAACTCTTTAGTGCTTTTGCAATGTTGTTGTCATAATCCTACAGGAATGGATCTTAATGAGAACATGTGGACACGTCTTGCAGAGCTGATGAAAGAACGCCAGCTGCTGCCTTTTTTTGATACGGCGTATTTAGGGTTTGGTTCGGGTATCGAAAAAGATAGAAAACCTATAAAGATTTTTATAGATTCAGGGCACACTGTATTTGTAGCTGCATGCGCAAGTAAGAATTTTTCTCTTTATGGGGAGCGTGTAGGCTATTTTGCTGCATACAGTAGGGTCACTGATGATTTAGATAAGATTTCCAGCTGTCTCGAAGAAAAAATACGAGGAGAATATTCTTCGCCTCCTAGACATGGAGCTAAAATTGTTTCTACAATTTTATCAGATGCTTCTTTGAAAACAGAATGGTTGGCAGAATTAGAAACGATTCGTTGTTCTTTAGAGAAAACACGAATTCGATTTGTTCAGGCTATGCGCAATCATATTGGTCATTCTTTTGACTTTATCCTCTCTCAGAAAGGATTTTTTGGTTACCCAGGATTTTCTTTAGAACAAGTCTTATTTTTAAGATTAGAAAAAGGCATCTACACAACAAGTGGAGCCAGGTTTAATCTCAACGGGATCACCGATAATAACATCGATCATGTAGTTCAGAGTTTTGCTGAGGCATATCAACAAGCTTAGTGTGCCGAGTTTTCTATAACATGATTCTCCTTTTTTGATTAAAAATCCTCATAACGATAGCGCAGATAACTATCTGCGCGTATTTTTAATTAATTGCACATTGAAGTTTTCCTTATGTTTTGTTTTATCTGCGAATATCATAAAACGATAAGTTAAGCACAGAACAGCTACATAAACTCAATAGGGTTTCAGGTAGAGTCTGTGGGGAATGAATCTTGTGTTGAAACGAAAACATGAAGAAATATGCGAGAGATTAAAAATCCGGAAGAACATCATTCTGCAATAAAAACAACAGGATCTGTGTTTTACCGTCGACATAGAAAGAACAGAGTATATGTCTACGTGGTGATAGCATTGAGTATTACTTTGTTGTGGAGTTTGCCAAAACCGTTTTATGAAAATATCCAAAAACGTTTCGTGGTTTGGTATTCGCGTGTTTTTATGAATCACGCTGAGGTTTCTTCCACAAGTTGTTCTATCCAAGATACTGAGAACATCATCTTAAAAGATCGCATTGCTATTTTAGAAGAGCGTTTACAAGCTTATGAGGTTGCTTATCATACGCCCCCTTTGTTTCCAGAGATTCTATCGCCTTATTTTCGTAAGTTAATAACGAGTCGTGTGATTTACCGAGATCCCTCCCATTGGGGAAGTTCTTGTTGGGTAGATGTAGGTAGTGAACATAACATACAAAAAAACTCCTCAGTGCTTTCTGGGAAGGTGCTGATCGGTCTTGTAGATTATGTTGGAGAAAAGCAGTCCCGAATACGTTTGATTACTGATGTAGGTATGCAACCTTCAGTGATCGCTGTTCGCGGAGGAATACAAGCATGGTTAGTAAAAGATCGGATTCAAGATCTTAGTAAGCAAATAGAACGCCTTTCTGATGCTTACATTCTAGAAAAAGATAAATATGAAAAAATCTATCAGCTAGACGAGCTCAACATATCTATACAATGCGGTGATGAAAATACCTTACTTTTGCGAGGTACATTATCAGGAAAAGGCGGTCCTTTGTGGAAAGATGAAACTCTAACTTTACATGGGGAAGGATTTTGTTTTTCTGATGGTAAGGGTTTGCGTGTTGGGGATCTTTTAGTTACAACTGGACTAGATGGTGTCTTCCCCCCAGGATTATTAGTTGCTGAAATTACTAAAGTGTGTCTACCCCGAGAGGGCGCATGCTCCTATAAAATAGAGGCTAAATCACTTGCTGCAGATTTAATGAATCTCTCTTCTGTTTTGATTCTTCCTGCTATGGAATTTAACCCTAATGATAGACCGGATATTTTTGGTCTATTGTGGGATTAAATGTTTTGTAGTTTGGTAAGCACAAAAAGCCGTTTCCTTCAGAATCGATACCTCGAATAAATACAAATCCCATTTCTACGTCACTGGTAATATCAAATTGTTGCAAAAAGCGTTTTGCTGCATGGATGTAAATGGCACCTTGATAATCCAGGTTATGCTCTTTGATGTAAGCAAAGAGATTTTCTTGAGAATATTTTGAGGTAGTTTCTCCTAAGAAGGATGTTTTCCAATCTATAATGTAATACTTGCCATTATACTCGAAAAATAGGTCAATTGCTCCCTGCCACAACTGTTCTTTATTAGAAAAGAGAAAGGCTTCTTCACTAAGTATTTTGTCAGGGCAGACATCTTTTAAGGCAAAGGATGCGGAGGTAAAAGATAGCGGTGAAGAAATAGTTGAGAAAAGCTTTTGTGCGATCATTTCTTCATACCCCTCTAAATGAGTGTTTTTCACGAAGTGTGAGACTGTAGTTAAGATTTTAGAAATGGGAATTTTAAAATTTGGAGATATATTCTCTAGGATTTTATGAATGATAATACCCGTTTTTCTTCCTTTAGGAAGTGCTGAAGAGATCGAAGGGTTCTCAATGTCACTATCTACAAGCACTTCGTTATCTAACATCGTTTTTACAGAGGAGAAAGAGAAAATCTGTTTTGTAGGATAGGGCGATAACACAAAAGTTGAAGGTGGGGTAAGGTTATAAATAGGCTCAGTGGATGGATCCTGTCTGTGTGTGGTTGATAAAGAAAATAAGGAGGGATGCTCTTTGGATAAATTTTGGGCGAGATCGAGGATAGATGCATACGATCCCTCCTGCTTTACATAGTTTGTAAGAGCGGTATTGCGTCTTGAATTTAAAGAAGTTTGGAAAGGGATAAAGAGTTGTTTTTTAGCTCGAGTACACGCTACGTACA is a genomic window of Chlamydia psittaci 6BC containing:
- a CDS encoding amino acid aminotransferase yields the protein MSFFNQLPTFAPDSILGLQKLFLEDEREDKVNLVIGSYEDPNKAYGGFSSVRKAQFLLLENEMNKGYLPISGLLSFNQQMESLVFGDDVNPSFVVGAQALGGTGALHLGAKIFSMTNPSGAVYIPEQTWGNHLRIFAQQGLDVLKYPYYSSASKTLVFDEMMSVLQSAPKNSLVLLQCCCHNPTGMDLNENMWTRLAELMKERQLLPFFDTAYLGFGSGIEKDRKPIKIFIDSGHTVFVAACASKNFSLYGERVGYFAAYSRVTDDLDKISSCLEEKIRGEYSSPPRHGAKIVSTILSDASLKTEWLAELETIRCSLEKTRIRFVQAMRNHIGHSFDFILSQKGFFGYPGFSLEQVLFLRLEKGIYTTSGARFNLNGITDNNIDHVVQSFAEAYQQA
- a CDS encoding GreA/GreB family elongation factor — translated: MDYLEKLQVLIDEEQPSSFFNLWEEYCFNDVVRGAELVQILEKVKHSSLAPLFGKISDSVLPLWERIPEGKEKDQVLRLVLDIQNTNAKPFYDAAIDYVNRKYHGRENFNEALRVVGLRDGREFQYSLSRFDFLMHLNEGNFVFHSGGWGVGEVMSVSFLQQKVLIEFEGVMMAKDISFETAFKSLIPLDKDHFLSRRFGDPDGFEAYAKDHPSEVIEILLKDLGPKTAKEIKDELVDLVIPEADWNRWWQATKSKIKKNTRIVAPKTIKDPYRYNPGGDSLISQLETRLSQIEETQGKIIEIYQFIRDLHSELKKPENREIILNVLQTLPIEDNQSLEIQRDLLLSDFLGEKSNKLDSKYIASLSEEGIISIVNAISIAALQKAFLMLIKKHFPVWENVFMKIFFSTTFPALRELSFKVLKGEESCCQKIKEKLLGFIEHPMMYPEVFVWFFLKFGSHDDGLFDPNDKEIERLFLEAAMVFMYHIASTPQKELGKKIYNFLVSDRYLVIRNMIEGAPLSYLKEILLLSTKCSQFSSSDLSVLQSVAEVVQPDLKKNTVAVEEDILWTTPESFTKMKNKLQSLVDKEMVDNAKEIEDARALGDLRENSEYKFALEKRARLQEEIRVLSEEVNRARILTKDIVFTDTVGVGCKVSLEDEQGNLITYSILGPWDADPDNYILSLKSKLAQEMLNKSVGASLQFQGKKYKISRIQSIWDA
- a CDS encoding rod shape-determining protein MreC, which gives rise to MREIKNPEEHHSAIKTTGSVFYRRHRKNRVYVYVVIALSITLLWSLPKPFYENIQKRFVVWYSRVFMNHAEVSSTSCSIQDTENIILKDRIAILEERLQAYEVAYHTPPLFPEILSPYFRKLITSRVIYRDPSHWGSSCWVDVGSEHNIQKNSSVLSGKVLIGLVDYVGEKQSRIRLITDVGMQPSVIAVRGGIQAWLVKDRIQDLSKQIERLSDAYILEKDKYEKIYQLDELNISIQCGDENTLLLRGTLSGKGGPLWKDETLTLHGEGFCFSDGKGLRVGDLLVTTGLDGVFPPGLLVAEITKVCLPREGACSYKIEAKSLAADLMNLSSVLILPAMEFNPNDRPDIFGLLWD